One Setaria viridis chromosome 3, Setaria_viridis_v4.0, whole genome shotgun sequence DNA window includes the following coding sequences:
- the LOC117847702 gene encoding PHD finger protein ALFIN-LIKE 2 isoform X1 codes for MEKWGTFPVGVETTERDSTPTHPAQLPVAFPCLGVGSASALHLSRELPTLAATSPASARPGHGHARGPSTASARKLPMLAATGPDAPAQPGHGRAHGDTARRGACPAPAAGKAEHAVVHRGVHLQGLHLPPRRPHPRPHHSLVCCADEKAFSRKYNAGTESLYLYGNSDGNWELRPPKLLMPPGQPDPRMFGIKLVRGNMKHPKWLAYIATHCDAWLIRISFFLGANLGTQASRQHLSALINSLQTVHEAFVASDTYHRICHLEKMNVEIEDEDEGCGTEPTVCASCGNHYRRNGFWICCDECDRWFHGKCVKVTAALAEHIGHYECPECCSDKKGHDYNVDPLLSVLYKRY; via the exons ATGGAAAAATGGGGCACTTTTCCCGTGGGAGTTGAGACAACAGAAAGAGATTCAACACCGACTCACCCAGCACAGCTTCCTGTGGCATTTCCGTGCCTCGGCGTCGGCTCTGCTTCCGCTCTCCATCTCTCTCGCGAGCTCCCCACGCTCGCCGCTACCAGCCCAGCCTCTGCACGGCCAGGCCACGGGCACGCCCGCGGGCCCTCCACCGCCTCTGCCCGCAAGCTCCCGATGCTCGCCGCTACCGGCCCAGACGCCCCTGCGCAGCCAGGCCACGGCCGCGCCCATGGAGacaccgcccgccgcggcgcctgccccgctcccgccgccggcaaggccgAGCACGCCGTCGTACACCGTGGAGTGCATCTTCAGGGACTTCacctgccgccgcgccgccctcaTCCGCGCCCTCACCACAG CCTTGTGTGTTGTGCAGATGAGAAGGCGTTCTCTCGTAAGTACAACGCAG GTACAGAGTCCCTGTACCTGTATGGCAACAGTGATGGGAATTGGGAGCTGCGGCCGCCGAAGTTGCTCATGCCACCTGGGCAGCCTGATCCAAGAATGTTCGGCATTAAACTAGTCAGGGGCAACATGAAACACCCAAAGTGGCTTGCATATATTGCCACGCATTGTGATGCATGGCTTATTcggatctccttcttcctcgGTGCCAATTTGGGGACTCAAGCAAG CAGGCAGCACTTGTCCGCTTTGATCAACAGTCTGCAAACTGTTCATGAAGCTTTTGTCGCTAGTGACACATATCACCGCATATGTCATCTAGAGAAAATG AATGTGGAGATcgaggatgaagatgaaggcTGTGGTACGGAGCCGACCGTCTGTGCAAGCTGTGGTAACCATTACCGTAGGAATGGGTTTTGGATCTGTTGCGATGAGTGTGATCGTTGGTTTCATGGTAAATGTGTTAAGGTAACGGCTGCTCTAGCAGAGCATATAGGTCACTATGAGTGCCCGGAGTGCTGCTCCGACAAGAAAGGGCATGATTACAATGTGGACCCATTGCTTTCTGTTCTGTATAAGCGATACTAG
- the LOC117850272 gene encoding subtilisin-like protease 1: protein MGCMAISPAARVVRALVLVAAACPVLGYVPNGGAEHRRSHGAARTYIVLVEPRPAAHLQHADDEAAHRFWHESFLQDSGGGGAPRRIRHSYRSVLSGFAARLTDAELTAVSRKPGFVRAFPERRFQLMTTRTPAFLGLEPDQGVWNETSYGEGAIIGFLDTGIDEKHPSFRDEGMPPPPAKWKGGCQPPVRCNNKLIGAASFVGDNTTADDVGHGTHTTGTAAGRFVEGASAFGLGAGGGTAAGMAPGAHLAVYKVCDAQGCFESDLLAGMDAAVRDGVDVLSVSLGGVSTPLDKDPIAIGAFAAMSKGVLVVCAGGNSGPLPSTLSNEAPWMLTVAAGSVDRSFRATVRLGDGEMFEGESLTQDKHFSSMVYPLYYSQGMNYCDFFDVNITGMMVVCDTETPVPPMSSIQAVREAGGVGIVFINEPDFGYTIVLEKYYDLPMSQVTAVDGTKIMGYAMKGSSTSNHTATIVFNSTVVGVKPAPIVAAFSSRGPSVASPGVLKPDIMAPGLNILAAWPSEVPVAGPGSYSFNVISGTSMATPHVTGIVALVKKAHPDWSPAAIKSAIMTTSSAVDNDGHKIMDEEHREASFYAVGAGHVVPTRAVDPGLVYDLGVRDYAGYVCKLLGEAALKTIAGNASLTCTEIEPIGAAELNYPAILVPLRAEPFAVNRTVTNVGPAKSNYTAKIEAPKGLSIKVEPAELEFTEVKERKTFTVTVSAAGASAEQKLAEGTLSWVSHDHVVRSPILVDSSITLS from the coding sequence ATGGGGTGCATGGCGATTTCGCCGGCTGCACGCGTCGTCCGCGCCCTTGTCTTGGTCGCCGCGGCGTGCCCCGTCCTCGGCTACGTCCCCAACGGCGGCGCGGAGCACCGGCGGTCCCATGGCGCCGCCCGAACCTACATCGTGCTCGTCGAgcctcggccggcggcgcaccTGCAGCACGCGGACGACGAGGCCGCGCACCGCTTCTGGCACGAGTCGTTCCTGCaggactccggcggcggcggcgccccgcggCGCATCCGCCACTCGTACAGGAGCGTGCTGTCCGGGTTCGCGGCGAGGCTGACGGACGCCGAGCTCACCGCCGTGTCGAGGAAGCCGGGGTTCGTGCGCGCGTTCCCGGAGCGGAGGTTCCAGCTCATGACCACGCGCACGCCGGCGTTCCTCGGGCTGGAGCCCGACCAAGGCGTCTGGAACGAGACGAGCTACGGCGAGGGCGCCATCATCGGGTTCCTGGACACCGGGATCGACGAGAAGCACCCTTCATTCCGCGACGAgggcatgccgccgccgcccgccaaaTGGAAGGGCGGCTGCCAGCCTCCCGTACGGTGCAACAATAAGCTCATCGGCGCTGCGTCGTTCGTCGGGGACAACACCACCGCCGACGACGTCGGGCACGGGACGCACACCACTGGCACGGCAGCCGGCCGGTTCGTGGAAGGCGCCTCGGCCTTCGGcctcggtgccggcggcggcaccgcggcTGGGATGGCGCCCGGCGCGCACCTGGCCGTGTACAAGGTCTGCGATGCCCAAGGGTGCTTCGAGTCCGACTTGCTGGCCGGGATGGACGCCGCCGTGAGGGACGGCGTCGACGTCCTCTCGGTGTCCCTCGGCGGCGTCTCCACGCCGCTGGACAAGGACCCGATCGCCATCGGCGCGTTCGCGGCGATGTCCAAGGGCGTCCTCGTGGTGTGCGCTGGTGGGAACAGCGGCCCGCTGCCCTCCACGCTGTCCAACGAAGCGCCGTGGATGCTGACCGTGGCGGCCGGGTCGGTGGACCGGAGCTTCCGCGCCACCGTgcggctcggcgacggcgagatgTTCGAAGGCGAGTCGTTGACTCAGGACAAGCACTTCAGCTCCATGGTGTATCCCCTCTACTACTCTCAGGGCATGAACTACTGCGACTTCTTCGACGTCAACATCACCGGCATGATGGTCGTGTGCGACACCGAGACGCCGGTGCCACCCATGAGCTCGATCCAAGCTGTCCGGGAGGCTGGCGGCGTCGGCATCGTGTTCATCAACGAACCCGATTTCGGATACACCATCGTCCTGGAGAAGTACTACGACCTCCCCATGTCGCAGGTGACCGCGGTCGACGGAACCAAGATCATGGGCTACGCCATGAAGGGCTCGTCGACGTCCAACCATACGGCAACGATCGTGTTCAACAGCACCGTCGTCGGCGTGAAGCCGGCGCCGATCGTGGCGGCCTTCTCGTCGCGGGGTCCCAGCGTCGCCAGCCCCGGCGTGCTCAAGCCGGACATCATGGCGCCGGGGCTCAACATCCTCGCCGCGTGGCCGTCGGAGGTGCCCGTCGCGGGGCCCGGGTCCTACAGCTTCAACGTCATCTCCGGCACGTCCATGGCGACGCCGCACGTCACCGGCATCGTGGCGCTCGTCAAGAAGGCGCACCCGGACTGGTCCCCCGCTGCGATCAAGTCCGCCATCATGACGACGTCCAGCGCCGTCGACAACGACGGCCACAAGATCATGGACGAAGAGCACCGGGAGGCAAGCTTCTACGCCGTCGGCGCCGGACATGTGGTCCCGACGAGGGCCGTCGATCCCGGCCTGGTGTATGACCTCGGCGTGCGCGACTACGCCGGCTACGTCTGCAAGCTCCTCGGCGAGGCGGCCCTGAAAACCATTGCCGGAAACGCTAGCTTGACCTGCACGGAGATCGAACCCATCGGTGCAGCGGAGCTGAACTACCCGGCGATACTGGTGCCGCTGCGCGCCGAGCCATTCGCGGTGAACCGGACGGTGACCAACGTCGGTCCGGCGAAGTCGAACTACACCGCCAAGATCGAAGCGCCGAAAGGGCTGAGTATCAAGGTGGAGCCGGCGGAGCTAGAGTTCACGGAGGTAAAGGAGAGGAAGACGTTCACGGTCACAGTGAGCGCCGCCGGAGCCAGCGCCGAGCAGAAGCTCGCCGAGGGGACACTGAGCTGGGTGTCGCACGATCACGTCGTCAGGAGCCCGATCCTGGTCGACTCCAGCATCACCCTGAGTTGA
- the LOC117847702 gene encoding PHD finger protein ALFIN-LIKE 2 isoform X2: MLAATGPDAPAQPGHGRAHGDTARRGACPAPAAGKAEHAVVHRGVHLQGLHLPPRRPHPRPHHSLVCCADEKAFSRKYNAGTESLYLYGNSDGNWELRPPKLLMPPGQPDPRMFGIKLVRGNMKHPKWLAYIATHCDAWLIRISFFLGANLGTQARQHLSALINSLQTVHEAFVASDTYHRICHLEKMNVEIEDEDEGCGTEPTVCASCGNHYRRNGFWICCDECDRWFHGKCVKVTAALAEHIGHYECPECCSDKKGHDYNVDPLLSVLYKRY, encoded by the exons ATGCTCGCCGCTACCGGCCCAGACGCCCCTGCGCAGCCAGGCCACGGCCGCGCCCATGGAGacaccgcccgccgcggcgcctgccccgctcccgccgccggcaaggccgAGCACGCCGTCGTACACCGTGGAGTGCATCTTCAGGGACTTCacctgccgccgcgccgccctcaTCCGCGCCCTCACCACAG CCTTGTGTGTTGTGCAGATGAGAAGGCGTTCTCTCGTAAGTACAACGCAG GTACAGAGTCCCTGTACCTGTATGGCAACAGTGATGGGAATTGGGAGCTGCGGCCGCCGAAGTTGCTCATGCCACCTGGGCAGCCTGATCCAAGAATGTTCGGCATTAAACTAGTCAGGGGCAACATGAAACACCCAAAGTGGCTTGCATATATTGCCACGCATTGTGATGCATGGCTTATTcggatctccttcttcctcgGTGCCAATTTGGGGACTCAAGCAAG GCAGCACTTGTCCGCTTTGATCAACAGTCTGCAAACTGTTCATGAAGCTTTTGTCGCTAGTGACACATATCACCGCATATGTCATCTAGAGAAAATG AATGTGGAGATcgaggatgaagatgaaggcTGTGGTACGGAGCCGACCGTCTGTGCAAGCTGTGGTAACCATTACCGTAGGAATGGGTTTTGGATCTGTTGCGATGAGTGTGATCGTTGGTTTCATGGTAAATGTGTTAAGGTAACGGCTGCTCTAGCAGAGCATATAGGTCACTATGAGTGCCCGGAGTGCTGCTCCGACAAGAAAGGGCATGATTACAATGTGGACCCATTGCTTTCTGTTCTGTATAAGCGATACTAG
- the LOC117847702 gene encoding PHD finger protein ALFIN-LIKE 2 isoform X3, translating into METPPAAAPAPLPPPARPSTPSYTVECIFRDFTCRRAALIRALTTDEKAFSRKYNAGTESLYLYGNSDGNWELRPPKLLMPPGQPDPRMFGIKLVRGNMKHPKWLAYIATHCDAWLIRISFFLGANLGTQASRQHLSALINSLQTVHEAFVASDTYHRICHLEKMNVEIEDEDEGCGTEPTVCASCGNHYRRNGFWICCDECDRWFHGKCVKVTAALAEHIGHYECPECCSDKKGHDYNVDPLLSVLYKRY; encoded by the exons ATGGAGacaccgcccgccgcggcgcctgccccgctcccgccgccggcaaggccgAGCACGCCGTCGTACACCGTGGAGTGCATCTTCAGGGACTTCacctgccgccgcgccgccctcaTCCGCGCCCTCACCACAG ATGAGAAGGCGTTCTCTCGTAAGTACAACGCAG GTACAGAGTCCCTGTACCTGTATGGCAACAGTGATGGGAATTGGGAGCTGCGGCCGCCGAAGTTGCTCATGCCACCTGGGCAGCCTGATCCAAGAATGTTCGGCATTAAACTAGTCAGGGGCAACATGAAACACCCAAAGTGGCTTGCATATATTGCCACGCATTGTGATGCATGGCTTATTcggatctccttcttcctcgGTGCCAATTTGGGGACTCAAGCAAG CAGGCAGCACTTGTCCGCTTTGATCAACAGTCTGCAAACTGTTCATGAAGCTTTTGTCGCTAGTGACACATATCACCGCATATGTCATCTAGAGAAAATG AATGTGGAGATcgaggatgaagatgaaggcTGTGGTACGGAGCCGACCGTCTGTGCAAGCTGTGGTAACCATTACCGTAGGAATGGGTTTTGGATCTGTTGCGATGAGTGTGATCGTTGGTTTCATGGTAAATGTGTTAAGGTAACGGCTGCTCTAGCAGAGCATATAGGTCACTATGAGTGCCCGGAGTGCTGCTCCGACAAGAAAGGGCATGATTACAATGTGGACCCATTGCTTTCTGTTCTGTATAAGCGATACTAG
- the LOC117849148 gene encoding uncharacterized protein, with translation MYPVAIGVIDSETNENWVWFMERLKEVFGSPDGLTFCTDCGQAVMNGVTEVFPEAEHRECMYHLVQNFKKRFSGKVFDDHLWAASYSWSPYLFNKHYTAMAQAKPEAMVYLHENHKKLWTRSQYKTGSKVDYVTNNLAESFNNWIKPEKGKNIDDLLDTIRQKLLIKWNHRKRVAMKFTGKILPHIEKKLREDSYNLDIEVITDSPDGVAEISAKGGSVYRFVVNLPERTYTCRVWQGSGIPCKHAIAYITSIPGAKLEDYVHDYYSVDKFKIAYEGSIPCIPDKSMWPNNTHGFFMHTPLLRATAGGRRKNRMKSALEGGSSSQKGSSRKHECPICHEKGHHWYTCKNGNPEDIAAMEAQRFGTGSNDPIPLQTVFLAPYHETSVGTVQTDLVDTLLIKAATPRKKTTVKKKLTPKRLQVAAASQATPSSPSSNTRSKKKLHLQ, from the exons ATGTACCCAGTAGCTATTGGTGTAATTGATTCAGAGACTAATGAGAATTGGGTGTGGTTCATGGAGAGGTTAAAAGAAGTATTTGGATCCCCAGATGGACTGACCTTCTGTACAGACTGTGGCCAAGCAGTGATGAATGGGGTAACTGAAGTTTTCCCTGAAGCTGAACATAGGGAGTGTATGTACCACTTAGtacaaaatttcaagaaaaGATTCAGTGGCAAGGTTTTTGATGACCACTTATGGGCTGCCTCATATTCATGGAGCCCATATTTGTTCAACAAGCATTATACAGCTATGGCTCAAGCCAAACCTGAGGCAATGGTCTATCTACATGAAAACCACAAGAAGCTTTGGACAAGGAGCCAGTACAAGACAGGATCAAAGGTGGACTATGTCACCAACAATCTAGCTGAATCATTCAACAATTGGATAAAGCCTGAAAAGGGGAAGAATATTGATGATTTACTGGACACTATAAGACAGAAGCTCTTGATTAAATGGAATCATAGGAAGAGAGTTGCCATGAAATTCACAGGGAAGATTCTGCCTCACATTGAGAAGAAACTGAGGGAAGACAGTTACAATCTTGACATTGAAGTCATCACTGATTCCCCTGATGGTGTGGCAGAGATTTCTGCTAAGGGTGGCAGTGTATATAGATTTGTGGTCAATTTACCTGAGAGAACCTACACCTGTAGGGTTTGGCAAGGGTCAGGAATCCCTTGCAAACATGCTATTGCCTACATCACTTCAATCCCTGGTGCTAAACTAGAAGACTATGTGCATGATTACTATTCTGTCGACAAATTCAAAATTGCATATGAAGGTTCCATCCCTTGCATTCCTGACAAGAGTATGTGGCCCAACAACACCCATGGCTTCTTCATGCACACTCCATTACTTAGGGCAacagctggaggaagaagaaagaatagGATGAAATCAGCACTTGAAGGTGGTAGCAGCAGCCAGAAGGGAAGCTCAAGGAAACATGAGTGCCCAATATGCCATGAAAAAGGGCACCATTGGTATACTTGCAAGAATGGCAATCCTGAAGACATCGCTGCAATGGAGGCTCAAAG GTTTGGAACTGGTTCCAATGACCCAATACCATTGCAGACTGTTTTCCTGGCTCCTTATCATGAGACCTCAGTTGGCACAGTACAAACAGACCTAGTGGACACTCTCCTTATCAAGGCTGCTACACCAAGGAAGAAGACAACAGTTAAGAAGAAGCTGACACCAAAGAGGCTTCAAGTTGCAGCAGCCAGCCAAGCTACCCCATCCAGCCCTTCTTCTAATACAAGGAGCAAGAAGAAACTGCACCTGCAGTGA